Proteins encoded in a region of the Psychromicrobium lacuslunae genome:
- a CDS encoding polyprenol monophosphomannose synthase, with protein sequence MRVLTIIPTYNELESLPITLARLRKAVPTADVLIADDNSPDGTGELADSFAAEDPQVHVLHRQGKEGLGAAYIAGFNWGLDAGYDVLVEMDADGSHQPEQLPLLLDAVEQGADLVLGSRWVPGGQVVNWPWQRKLISLGGSLYSRVLLGVKYRDITGGYRAFKRGTLEAIDLSKVDSVGYGFQVDMLWRTVQLGLRVVEVPITFVEREHGVSKMGGNIIQEAMLNVAKWGLSARWRKLTGKSAAKD encoded by the coding sequence GTGCGCGTTCTGACCATCATCCCGACCTACAACGAGCTGGAGTCGCTGCCCATCACTCTGGCGCGGCTACGCAAAGCCGTTCCGACAGCTGATGTTCTGATTGCCGACGACAACAGTCCGGATGGTACCGGGGAACTCGCCGACAGCTTTGCTGCCGAAGACCCGCAGGTTCACGTGCTGCACCGACAAGGTAAAGAAGGCCTTGGTGCCGCCTATATTGCCGGGTTCAACTGGGGCCTTGATGCTGGCTATGATGTGCTGGTGGAGATGGATGCCGACGGTTCCCATCAGCCTGAGCAGCTGCCCTTACTGCTCGACGCGGTAGAACAAGGCGCAGATCTGGTGCTTGGCTCACGCTGGGTCCCCGGTGGCCAAGTGGTGAATTGGCCCTGGCAGCGCAAGCTCATTTCTTTAGGTGGCAGCCTCTACTCAAGGGTTCTGCTCGGAGTCAAATACCGAGACATCACCGGCGGTTACCGAGCCTTTAAACGCGGCACCCTAGAGGCCATTGACCTCTCGAAAGTTGATTCAGTGGGTTACGGCTTTCAAGTCGATATGCTGTGGCGGACCGTACAACTGGGCCTGCGCGTAGTGGAAGTTCCGATTACCTTTGTGGAACGTGAGCATGGTGTCTCCAAAATGGGTGGAAATATTATCCAGGAAGCGATGCTCAATGTCGCCAAATGGGGTCTGAGTGCGCGCTGGCGCAAGCTGACCGGAAAATCCGCAGCAAAAGACTGA
- a CDS encoding alpha/beta hydrolase codes for MWQWFLSINVFAKSTLIPVYALGGLLILLLILRLPILDRAKPQNASRTPGIGRWLIWAVAAVILGGLIGLLVLWLVLVVYDTFGGPVTPETWGWGIALFAATGLVIANLFRTRIWRKVVALLTVPFFLVATALGINASFGLNPTVGAMLDISLEPQISLTKPNDAPDPKQPLWKTWKAPANMPAVGKTGVVYIEPKVSGFKARPAGVYLPPAALTENPPKLPFYLLMMGQPGRPDPHYVEGIFNDFAKQHHGLAPIVLVADQVGPAQADTLCVNSAKFGRVEDYIAKDVVSWARQNLNILAERKYWTVAGYSNGGQCAISFAAKYPATWGNVVDISGEEFPGAEQPAANLANIFNGDQAAYDAEKPINIMAKQHYPDTHAVFTVGSDDSLYVAQAKRVSQAAKAAGMVVDYHEVPNGGHLIAALAGGLKRGLQVLNQRWGLSP; via the coding sequence ATGTGGCAGTGGTTTCTTTCCATCAATGTCTTTGCAAAGTCCACGCTGATTCCGGTCTACGCACTGGGCGGCCTACTGATTCTTCTCCTGATCCTTCGGCTGCCGATCCTTGATCGTGCCAAGCCTCAGAATGCATCCCGTACCCCGGGGATAGGGCGCTGGCTGATCTGGGCTGTTGCCGCAGTAATATTGGGTGGTTTGATTGGTCTGCTTGTGCTTTGGTTGGTGCTGGTCGTTTACGACACCTTCGGCGGTCCGGTCACCCCTGAGACCTGGGGCTGGGGGATAGCTCTTTTTGCTGCCACCGGGCTAGTGATAGCTAATCTGTTTCGGACCCGGATTTGGCGTAAAGTGGTGGCGCTGCTCACCGTACCGTTCTTCCTGGTTGCAACCGCACTGGGCATCAACGCTAGCTTTGGGCTTAATCCGACAGTTGGGGCGATGCTTGATATCTCGCTGGAACCCCAGATTTCGCTGACAAAACCTAACGATGCGCCTGATCCTAAACAGCCGCTCTGGAAGACCTGGAAGGCACCAGCAAATATGCCAGCCGTGGGTAAAACCGGGGTGGTGTATATCGAACCGAAGGTCTCCGGCTTCAAGGCACGCCCAGCTGGAGTTTATCTACCGCCCGCCGCGCTCACCGAGAATCCTCCGAAGCTGCCTTTTTATTTGCTCATGATGGGGCAGCCAGGCCGCCCTGATCCGCATTACGTCGAAGGTATTTTCAACGATTTTGCTAAGCAGCATCACGGTCTTGCGCCGATCGTGCTGGTGGCGGACCAAGTGGGGCCGGCCCAAGCCGATACGCTTTGCGTCAACAGTGCCAAATTTGGCAGAGTGGAAGATTACATCGCCAAGGATGTGGTGAGCTGGGCTCGGCAGAATCTGAACATTCTCGCCGAGCGAAAGTACTGGACGGTAGCGGGCTATTCCAACGGGGGGCAATGTGCCATCTCTTTCGCCGCAAAATATCCTGCCACTTGGGGCAATGTGGTGGACATCTCTGGTGAGGAATTCCCCGGAGCGGAGCAGCCAGCAGCCAATTTGGCGAATATCTTCAACGGTGACCAGGCCGCATACGATGCCGAAAAGCCAATTAACATCATGGCGAAGCAACATTATCCGGACACCCATGCGGTGTTCACGGTAGGGTCCGATGATTCACTATATGTTGCCCAGGCTAAACGTGTCTCACAGGCAGCGAAAGCCGCTGGAATGGTGGTCGACTATCACGAGGTACCTAATGGCGGGCACTTGATTGCGGCCCTCGCGGGCGGACTCAAGCGTGGTCTGCAGGTGCTCAATCAGCGCTGGGGGCTGAGCCCGTGA
- a CDS encoding RNA polymerase-binding protein RbpA, translating to MSDRSLRGMRLGAQSMETESGVEPAPRQRVEYRCDDGEQVFVTFAAEAEIPPVWVSKTGKEAVLVDGEKPIDSSEKPIRTHWDMLLERRTVPELETILEDRLNILRERRGERVKASK from the coding sequence ATGAGTGATCGCAGTCTGCGTGGCATGCGCCTAGGTGCCCAGAGCATGGAGACCGAGTCGGGTGTCGAGCCGGCCCCAAGGCAGCGAGTTGAGTATCGTTGCGATGATGGCGAGCAGGTTTTTGTTACCTTCGCCGCAGAAGCCGAGATCCCTCCCGTTTGGGTTTCCAAAACAGGTAAGGAAGCGGTACTGGTTGACGGCGAGAAGCCGATCGATTCTTCCGAGAAGCCGATCCGCACGCACTGGGATATGTTGCTGGAACGGCGTACTGTTCCAGAGCTTGAGACAATCCTGGAAGATCGGCTGAACATTCTGCGCGAACGTCGCGGAGAACGAGTCAAGGCCAGTAAGTAG
- a CDS encoding SPFH domain-containing protein, producing MGNSAGAVALTIVLVVLIIFVVIVLIRSVRIIPQARAGVVERLGKYQRTLNPGLTILIPFVDRLLPLLDLREQVVSFPPQPVITEDNLVVSIDTVVYFQVTDPRAATYEIANYIQAVEQLTTTTLRNVVGGLNLEEALTSRDQINGQLRGVLDEATGRWGIRVSRVELKAIDPPLSIQDSMEKQMRAERDRRAAILTAEGTKQSQILTAEGERQSAILKAEGDAKAAILRADGESQAIQKVFDAIHKGNPTQKLLAYQYLQTLPKLADGTSNKLWIIPSEVGEALKGIGSVLGQVNPGSDSADFGLPNQGSSGNHSA from the coding sequence ATGGGTAACAGTGCAGGTGCTGTGGCTTTGACCATAGTGCTGGTGGTGCTGATCATCTTTGTGGTGATCGTACTGATCAGATCGGTTCGAATTATCCCGCAGGCCCGGGCTGGCGTGGTCGAACGATTGGGAAAGTATCAGCGCACACTCAATCCCGGTCTGACCATCCTGATCCCCTTCGTGGACCGGCTGCTACCTCTGCTGGATTTGCGTGAGCAGGTCGTCTCCTTCCCACCGCAGCCAGTGATCACCGAGGATAACCTAGTGGTTTCCATCGACACTGTGGTGTACTTCCAGGTCACCGATCCGCGAGCGGCCACCTATGAAATCGCGAACTACATCCAAGCCGTTGAACAGCTCACCACCACTACGTTGCGTAACGTGGTCGGCGGTTTGAACCTCGAGGAAGCGCTGACCAGCCGTGACCAGATCAACGGTCAGCTACGTGGTGTGCTTGACGAGGCCACCGGCCGCTGGGGCATCCGAGTTTCCCGAGTTGAGCTCAAGGCGATTGATCCGCCACTGTCGATCCAAGACTCGATGGAGAAGCAGATGCGCGCCGAGCGAGACCGGCGTGCGGCCATCTTGACCGCGGAAGGTACTAAGCAGTCCCAGATTCTGACCGCTGAGGGCGAGCGGCAGTCAGCGATCCTGAAGGCCGAAGGCGACGCCAAGGCGGCTATTTTGCGTGCCGACGGTGAGTCCCAAGCTATTCAGAAAGTTTTCGACGCCATCCACAAAGGCAATCCGACGCAGAAACTGCTCGCTTACCAATACCTGCAGACGCTGCCCAAGCTGGCCGATGGCACCTCGAATAAGCTCTGGATTATCCCCAGTGAAGTTGGCGAAGCCCTGAAGGGAATCGGCAGCGTGCTGGGACAGGTCAACCCTGGTTCCGATTCCGCGGACTTTGGCCTACCCAACCAAGGCAGCTCGGGCAACCACAGCGCATAA
- a CDS encoding NfeD family protein has product MFEWLFENGWALWLLVFLILAGIEMLTLDLFFILMSVGAFAAMISYFLGAEFWLQIVIFCVVALAMILFVRPVALRHLRLGPKDLRTNVDRLIGHAAVVVEPVNAESGLVKIGGDTWSARFRGGQTLAAGSNVVVTEIDGATAIVTAETAAPNHGYPAASTGL; this is encoded by the coding sequence ATGTTCGAGTGGCTATTCGAAAACGGCTGGGCCCTTTGGCTGCTGGTATTCCTTATTCTCGCCGGCATTGAAATGCTGACCCTCGATCTATTCTTCATTCTCATGTCGGTCGGCGCCTTCGCCGCGATGATCTCCTATTTCCTGGGCGCGGAATTCTGGCTGCAAATCGTGATTTTCTGCGTTGTCGCTCTCGCCATGATTCTCTTTGTCCGACCGGTCGCTCTGCGACATTTACGTTTAGGCCCTAAGGATTTGCGAACCAATGTCGATCGGCTGATCGGACACGCTGCGGTCGTGGTCGAACCGGTCAATGCAGAAAGTGGTCTGGTCAAAATCGGCGGTGACACCTGGAGCGCCAGGTTCCGTGGCGGCCAGACTCTGGCTGCCGGAAGCAATGTGGTGGTCACCGAGATCGACGGTGCCACTGCTATCGTCACCGCGGAAACTGCCGCCCCCAACCACGGCTATCCTGCCGCTTCAACGGGGTTATAA
- a CDS encoding PLP-dependent aminotransferase family protein, giving the protein MNPQISARRLARELGEWRSHRSAYLALADRVRVMLIDGRLASGSRLPAERELSAALQVSRTTVAAAYAQLREERYLSSVRGSGSTLALPDGQRGVVPLPQELDLDFTKAASAAYSGLPAAYQYAVEQLPNYLSHQGFDMQGLPELRAAVADHYSDRGLATTPDQVLITLGAQHALSLLTQTIYSPGERILIEHPTYPHAIDTFMAAGARLLAMPVTAEGGWDIAEGQMLIRRSAPSMGYLMPDFQNPTGASMGVEDRERLARLAAREGTTLVVDETTAHLDIERGALPPMAVFSNRIVTIGSLGKLAWGGLRIGWIRGSKDLLARALRNRPAMDLGTPLVEQLASIYLLRETELMAANRSRELRAGRDFLVTELHKHFPQWDVQIPNGGMSLWINTETLSSSALALSARAEGLALVPGPRFGLEGAFERFLRLPFTYRREELSEGVQALLRASRSVGATPSRMPLQAVI; this is encoded by the coding sequence ATGAACCCGCAGATCTCCGCCCGACGTCTTGCCCGCGAACTTGGCGAATGGCGTTCTCATCGCTCCGCCTACCTGGCCTTAGCCGATCGGGTTCGAGTGATGCTGATTGATGGCCGGTTGGCGAGCGGCTCGCGACTGCCCGCGGAGCGTGAACTGAGCGCGGCGCTGCAGGTTTCCCGCACCACCGTGGCGGCAGCTTATGCACAACTGCGCGAGGAGCGGTACTTGAGCAGTGTCCGAGGTTCGGGATCGACATTGGCGCTGCCGGACGGCCAGCGCGGAGTGGTACCACTGCCACAGGAACTCGACCTCGACTTCACCAAGGCCGCCTCAGCTGCCTATTCGGGGCTGCCTGCGGCCTACCAATACGCGGTAGAACAATTGCCCAATTATCTCAGTCACCAGGGCTTCGATATGCAGGGACTACCCGAACTCAGAGCCGCGGTAGCCGATCACTACTCTGACCGCGGACTGGCCACTACCCCTGATCAGGTGCTTATCACTTTGGGCGCTCAGCATGCCCTGAGCCTGCTCACCCAGACTATTTATTCGCCCGGCGAGCGGATCCTGATTGAGCATCCCACCTACCCGCACGCGATTGACACCTTTATGGCAGCTGGCGCCCGGCTATTGGCTATGCCGGTGACCGCTGAGGGCGGCTGGGACATTGCCGAGGGGCAGATGCTGATCAGGCGCTCCGCGCCAAGCATGGGGTATCTAATGCCTGACTTCCAGAACCCCACTGGCGCGAGCATGGGCGTTGAAGATCGTGAACGGCTGGCTAGATTGGCTGCTCGGGAAGGCACCACCCTGGTGGTGGACGAGACCACCGCTCATCTGGACATTGAGCGCGGCGCCTTACCTCCGATGGCGGTGTTCTCCAACAGGATCGTTACCATCGGCTCGCTCGGCAAACTGGCCTGGGGCGGCTTGCGGATTGGCTGGATCCGAGGCTCAAAAGACCTTTTGGCCAGGGCACTTCGGAACAGACCCGCAATGGACCTAGGCACTCCCCTAGTTGAACAGCTCGCCTCGATCTACCTGCTCCGAGAGACTGAGCTAATGGCGGCGAATCGCAGCCGGGAACTGCGCGCTGGCCGTGATTTCTTGGTCACAGAATTGCATAAACATTTTCCGCAATGGGATGTTCAAATACCAAACGGCGGGATGTCGCTGTGGATCAACACCGAGACCCTTTCCTCCTCCGCTCTGGCCTTGTCCGCCCGCGCCGAAGGGTTGGCTTTGGTACCCGGGCCGAGGTTCGGTCTCGAAGGCGCCTTCGAGAGATTCCTCCGGCTACCCTTCACTTATCGCAGGGAGGAACTCTCGGAGGGAGTGCAAGCTCTGCTCCGAGCTTCTCGTTCGGTAGGTGCCACCCCCAGCAGAATGCCACTGCAAGCGGTGATCTAA
- a CDS encoding YczE/YyaS/YitT family protein encodes MKTFLTTDRLVIRLIRLFVGLVAYGFAIALMIRGSIGASPWDVFGQGLAHTTGLSFGLCTIIISAGVLLLWIPLRQKPGFGTVANAVLIGVFADAGLALLPRLDNLWAQIGLFLTGLVLLAFATALYVGAKLGPGPRDGLMTGLVRRTGKPVWIIRTGIEIVVVLIGFLLGGVVGPGTVVFALGIGPVTQFAFRCLFVDLRKPAEKLSAQAAESTPSVPTEVA; translated from the coding sequence ATGAAGACTTTCCTCACCACAGACCGACTGGTCATTCGACTGATCAGACTGTTTGTCGGATTGGTAGCCTATGGCTTTGCCATTGCGCTGATGATCCGCGGCAGCATCGGTGCCTCACCATGGGATGTCTTCGGCCAAGGACTAGCTCACACCACGGGGCTCTCCTTCGGGCTGTGCACCATCATCATTTCCGCCGGGGTACTGCTGCTGTGGATCCCGCTCCGCCAGAAACCCGGTTTTGGCACCGTGGCCAATGCGGTACTGATCGGAGTCTTCGCCGATGCCGGACTGGCGCTATTGCCGAGGCTGGACAATCTCTGGGCCCAAATTGGCTTATTCCTGACCGGGCTCGTCTTACTCGCCTTCGCCACTGCCCTCTACGTAGGAGCGAAGCTCGGCCCCGGACCGCGGGATGGCTTAATGACCGGTCTGGTCCGCCGCACCGGCAAGCCGGTGTGGATCATTCGCACCGGGATTGAGATAGTGGTGGTACTCATTGGCTTCTTGCTTGGCGGGGTAGTGGGGCCGGGCACAGTGGTCTTCGCTCTGGGCATCGGACCAGTGACTCAGTTCGCTTTCAGGTGCCTATTTGTAGACCTCAGAAAACCAGCCGAGAAACTCAGCGCGCAAGCGGCAGAATCGACGCCGTCGGTGCCAACCGAAGTGGCCTGA
- a CDS encoding putative RNA methyltransferase, which yields MPSAPISVTSLNALICPLCAENFTLNESGTPGVRCPNGHSFDFSRHGYLNLLSGAPSKFTAESKQMIQARANFLGAGHFAPLSEQLSTTLERWTPPVRPDSLLIDAGVGIGHYLKSLLDGAGSRAAIGLDLSPEALRRASRDNPGTLQLVWDVWRPWPVAANTADAIVVVFAPRNAAEYHRVLRSDGLLLVVTPLTEHLSGLPEFEGRLHQQPGKHAILHFGLAEHFELLEEKEVRWQLDLSATEAADLVMMGPSGHHIGEAALKSTLGDSRYQVQSAVRISAFRPLRLAPTASILPLAR from the coding sequence ATGCCATCGGCACCAATTTCCGTTACCTCCTTGAACGCCCTGATCTGCCCACTCTGCGCAGAAAATTTCACCCTGAACGAATCGGGAACTCCCGGGGTGCGTTGCCCCAATGGGCATAGTTTCGACTTCTCGCGTCACGGCTACCTGAATTTACTCAGCGGCGCTCCGAGTAAATTCACCGCGGAAAGCAAGCAGATGATTCAGGCCAGGGCGAACTTCCTTGGCGCAGGCCATTTTGCACCGCTCAGCGAGCAGCTGAGCACGACGCTTGAGCGCTGGACGCCGCCGGTGCGTCCAGATTCCCTCCTTATTGATGCCGGGGTTGGGATTGGCCACTACCTCAAATCTCTTCTCGACGGTGCAGGCTCGAGGGCGGCAATTGGTCTTGACCTGTCCCCGGAGGCGCTACGCCGGGCCAGCCGGGACAACCCGGGGACCCTTCAATTGGTCTGGGACGTCTGGCGACCTTGGCCAGTAGCAGCCAATACGGCCGACGCTATCGTGGTGGTTTTCGCTCCCCGCAACGCGGCTGAGTACCACCGGGTCTTGCGCAGCGACGGGCTTCTGCTGGTGGTCACGCCGCTCACTGAGCATCTATCCGGGCTACCCGAATTTGAGGGCAGACTGCACCAGCAACCGGGGAAACACGCCATCTTGCATTTCGGCCTGGCCGAGCATTTTGAATTGCTCGAGGAGAAGGAAGTGCGTTGGCAGCTGGACCTCAGCGCGACCGAAGCTGCGGACCTGGTGATGATGGGTCCTTCTGGTCACCATATCGGCGAAGCAGCGCTCAAGAGCACCCTCGGTGATTCTCGCTATCAGGTGCAGTCCGCGGTGCGGATTTCGGCGTTCAGGCCACTTCGGTTGGCACCGACGGCGTCGATTCTGCCGCTTGCGCGCTGA
- a CDS encoding S9 family peptidase: MKPEQLSLIQTLSAPSLHPDGTRAVVASSRPDFAADSYVGQLWELRLDGTAEPRRITRGFRDSAPQYSPDGSALAFLRATPDSAAQLYLVEAAGGEPQKLTDQLLGVNSFRWSPDSASLLFSAAVAEAGRYGTVTGVDADAEDPRLITGYKYRLNGEGFTEDKAVQLFELTVPALGAEPPVEPRARAKQAAAGAEFQAVPIARQLTEDRLSHSNPRYSADGSLIYFTAERLDSADGCTELFSMPAEGGARRQLSNQPFSGFSVSAAIESADGKWLFALAEELGPSGTDFVASQVGIYLSSTAEPGRWRRLTDAESMDFAESTELVACADGGVLALERRRGAQRLVKVTASGEIQILVDEPLLVTGVATNSYAMVLTFTDALSFGDVAVLSEDGLQRLSDFSASLRAEAKIAVPREHSFESADGYPVHGWLLLPEGAGPHPVLLNIHGGPFAQYGWGAFDEAQVYLAAGYAVLMCNPRGAAGYGRSHARAIKGAMGSVDLADVLGFLEGALAAYPELSAERLGVMGGSYGGYLTAWAISQDQRFSAAIVERGYLDPVSFVGSSDIGWIFPSEYNGLDPVAISEQSPMAQIASVRTPTLVLHSEQDWRCPLEQAQRYYVALKKQGVETELLIFPGENHELSRSGRPHHRRQRFEHILRWWARQLPSAANPGESIS; this comes from the coding sequence GTGAAACCTGAACAGCTCTCCCTGATCCAAACGCTTTCCGCTCCCAGCCTGCATCCGGATGGTACGCGTGCCGTGGTGGCAAGTAGCCGGCCGGATTTTGCGGCGGATAGTTACGTCGGGCAGCTATGGGAACTTCGATTGGATGGAACCGCCGAACCGCGGAGGATTACCCGCGGTTTCAGGGATAGCGCACCGCAGTATTCCCCTGACGGTAGTGCACTGGCCTTTTTACGGGCTACTCCGGACTCAGCCGCGCAGCTCTACCTGGTTGAGGCGGCCGGAGGCGAGCCACAGAAACTGACCGATCAGTTACTTGGTGTGAACAGTTTTCGCTGGTCTCCGGATTCCGCCAGCTTGCTCTTTTCGGCGGCGGTAGCCGAAGCCGGACGTTATGGCACCGTAACCGGGGTGGATGCAGATGCCGAGGACCCACGGCTGATTACCGGGTATAAGTACCGGCTGAATGGTGAGGGCTTCACCGAGGACAAAGCCGTGCAGCTGTTCGAACTGACCGTGCCAGCGCTTGGTGCTGAGCCGCCAGTCGAACCACGCGCACGCGCTAAGCAAGCCGCTGCTGGCGCCGAGTTCCAGGCGGTACCGATAGCCAGGCAACTCACTGAAGACCGGTTATCCCATTCGAACCCACGTTACAGTGCTGATGGTTCGCTGATTTACTTCACCGCTGAACGCTTGGATAGCGCCGACGGCTGCACCGAATTATTCTCAATGCCAGCTGAGGGTGGAGCTCGCCGTCAGCTTAGCAATCAGCCGTTCAGCGGTTTTTCGGTTTCTGCGGCCATCGAGTCCGCGGATGGCAAGTGGCTTTTTGCGCTCGCCGAGGAACTTGGCCCTTCCGGAACGGATTTTGTCGCCAGTCAGGTCGGGATCTACCTCAGCTCAACAGCAGAACCGGGGAGGTGGCGCAGACTGACCGACGCGGAGTCAATGGATTTTGCCGAATCGACCGAGCTGGTTGCCTGCGCCGACGGGGGAGTGCTCGCCTTGGAGCGACGCCGCGGTGCGCAGCGTTTGGTCAAGGTGACCGCTTCCGGGGAGATTCAGATACTGGTCGATGAGCCACTGTTGGTGACCGGGGTGGCCACGAACTCTTATGCCATGGTGCTAACTTTCACCGACGCCTTGAGCTTTGGCGATGTTGCAGTACTGAGCGAAGACGGATTGCAGCGACTCAGCGACTTCTCGGCGAGCTTGCGAGCAGAGGCGAAAATTGCCGTCCCTCGCGAGCACAGCTTCGAATCTGCCGACGGCTACCCGGTGCATGGCTGGCTGCTTTTGCCGGAAGGGGCCGGCCCGCATCCGGTGCTCTTGAATATTCACGGTGGCCCTTTTGCGCAATACGGCTGGGGGGCCTTCGACGAAGCCCAAGTCTACCTAGCGGCAGGATATGCCGTGTTGATGTGCAATCCACGCGGTGCAGCGGGTTATGGCCGCAGCCATGCACGGGCAATCAAGGGCGCGATGGGCAGCGTCGACCTTGCCGACGTGCTGGGTTTCCTGGAAGGCGCGCTGGCTGCCTATCCCGAACTCTCCGCTGAGCGGCTAGGGGTAATGGGCGGCTCTTATGGCGGTTACCTTACTGCTTGGGCGATTAGCCAGGACCAGCGTTTCAGTGCCGCCATAGTGGAACGGGGATACCTCGATCCGGTGAGCTTCGTCGGCTCCAGTGACATCGGCTGGATTTTTCCGAGCGAATACAACGGGCTCGATCCAGTGGCTATTTCCGAGCAGTCGCCGATGGCTCAGATCGCTTCGGTACGCACACCGACTCTGGTGCTGCACTCGGAGCAGGACTGGCGTTGCCCACTCGAGCAAGCACAGCGATACTACGTAGCACTCAAAAAACAAGGGGTGGAAACCGAGCTACTGATCTTCCCAGGTGAGAACCACGAGTTGTCTCGTTCCGGTCGACCGCATCACCGGCGTCAACGATTTGAGCATATCTTGCGATGGTGGGCGCGCCAGTTGCCCAGTGCAGCTAATCCTGGGGAGAGCATCAGCTAG
- a CDS encoding peptide deformylase, producing the protein MSATIRASVLQLLEEAQHGALPSIVQAGHPALRAQSEPWDGQLESTELNTLIELMRRVMHAAPGVGLAAPQLGIPLQLAVLEDQHAVPEEVRIAREREPLEFFAVLNPRYLPSGDSRSSFFEGCLSMTGWQAVVPRYRSVELSFFDPDGIAQRREFTGWSARIVQHETDHLAGTLYIDKAELRSLADNHQYAARWAQPGIESAREALGF; encoded by the coding sequence ATGTCAGCAACCATTCGCGCCTCGGTACTGCAACTACTTGAGGAAGCTCAGCACGGTGCATTGCCGTCCATTGTGCAGGCTGGCCATCCAGCACTCCGAGCTCAGAGCGAGCCGTGGGATGGGCAATTAGAGAGCACCGAGCTGAACACATTGATTGAGCTAATGCGCCGGGTAATGCATGCCGCCCCCGGCGTCGGGCTTGCCGCGCCGCAACTTGGTATCCCGCTGCAACTTGCGGTGTTGGAGGATCAACACGCGGTCCCTGAGGAGGTGCGAATCGCTCGAGAGCGTGAACCTCTCGAGTTCTTCGCCGTCCTCAACCCGCGCTACCTGCCCTCGGGCGATAGCCGGAGTTCGTTCTTTGAAGGATGCCTGTCGATGACCGGCTGGCAAGCCGTGGTACCCCGCTATCGCTCGGTCGAGTTGAGCTTTTTCGACCCCGATGGCATCGCACAACGACGCGAGTTTACCGGCTGGTCGGCCCGAATTGTGCAACACGAAACCGATCATTTGGCTGGCACGCTCTACATCGACAAGGCCGAGCTGCGTTCTCTCGCGGATAATCATCAATACGCGGCCCGTTGGGCGCAACCCGGCATTGAGTCAGCCCGGGAGGCACTGGGCTTCTAG
- a CDS encoding gluconokinase, whose amino-acid sequence MSAHPVLVVMGVSGSGKSTVAALLAGQLGWDYLEGDDLHPAENVAKMSAGIPLTDEDRWPWLDQIAQWISDHAASEMPGVVTCSALKKIYRDRLRLPNVIFVYLSGSKAEISQRLSARHGHFMPTALLDSQFAALQPPSEDEHALLVNISHSPAQEAAEIIQRLGLGAH is encoded by the coding sequence ATGAGTGCGCATCCAGTGTTGGTGGTGATGGGCGTTTCCGGCTCCGGCAAATCCACGGTTGCTGCGCTCTTGGCCGGTCAACTCGGTTGGGACTATCTCGAGGGCGATGACCTGCATCCGGCAGAGAACGTGGCCAAAATGTCAGCGGGTATTCCACTCACCGACGAGGATCGTTGGCCTTGGCTCGATCAGATTGCGCAATGGATCAGCGACCATGCGGCCTCCGAGATGCCGGGGGTAGTGACCTGTTCGGCGCTGAAAAAGATTTACCGCGACCGGCTTCGGCTGCCCAACGTGATTTTTGTCTACCTTTCTGGCAGCAAAGCGGAAATCTCACAAAGACTCTCTGCGCGTCACGGACATTTCATGCCCACCGCGCTGCTGGATTCCCAATTTGCAGCGTTACAGCCACCGTCCGAGGATGAGCACGCACTGCTCGTCAATATCAGCCACTCGCCGGCGCAAGAGGCTGCGGAGATCATTCAGCGGCTAGGCCTGGGCGCGCACTGA